One window of the Desulfatiglans sp. genome contains the following:
- a CDS encoding response regulator has product MEIGRPNLAQKNALVVDDDEVILKSLSGWLEYRDWNVVTACDGTEAFKIMTRKNDFDLVLTDYNMPRMNGLVLAEKIKDINPLIRVILVTGTCSSILEREINIIYIDDVLHKPFSLDELDNVLDECITRNSFADLFTPAIPLWNHS; this is encoded by the coding sequence ATGGAAATCGGAAGACCAAATCTTGCTCAAAAAAATGCACTTGTTGTAGATGATGACGAGGTGATTCTTAAAAGCTTATCCGGTTGGCTGGAATACAGGGACTGGAATGTTGTAACTGCCTGTGATGGAACAGAGGCCTTTAAAATAATGACCCGGAAAAATGATTTCGATCTTGTCCTTACTGATTATAATATGCCACGAATGAACGGATTGGTTTTGGCAGAAAAAATAAAGGATATAAACCCCTTAATCCGAGTCATTCTTGTTACAGGAACATGTAGCAGTATTTTAGAGCGGGAAATCAATATAATCTATATTGATGATGTTCTGCATAAACCATTTTCTCTTGATGAACTGGACAATGTTCTCGATGAATGTATTACCAGAAATAGTTTTGCTGATCTGTTTACACCTGCTATCCCACTCTGGAATCATTCATAA
- a CDS encoding response regulator produces MAVNITDQHVKVLLIEDDEDDYIIIREFLAGIPLKSFDVTWISNYHDSLPLLRNNYHDVCLLDYRLGVNNGIDLLKEANDSGASIPVIFLTGQGEYSIDLEAMKAGAADYLVKDTLTSSMLERSIRYSIERANAARKLKSAYDEMEDRVRLRTKDLKDANMNLRKASEKIKSFAYSVSHDLKSPASSLIGLTNRLYKYCEDNPDEKYKVYCLQIKKAAEQVYSLAGLINGFITAKEMPLKLEVIPLEEVFNDIATRYSERLSEREIRMIIPDNLPSITADRMCISRILTNLVENALKYGGDNLSRICVRVDENNSEYIISVEDDGLGLREIDNHDIFQPFIRIDENRKIEGNGLGLAIVKELVEKLGGNVWYDSVYGKGATFYISISKFI; encoded by the coding sequence ATGGCCGTAAATATAACTGATCAACATGTTAAAGTACTCTTAATTGAGGATGACGAAGATGATTATATTATTATTAGGGAGTTTCTTGCAGGTATCCCGTTAAAATCATTTGATGTAACATGGATATCAAACTATCATGATTCGCTTCCCCTTCTCAGAAATAATTATCATGATGTCTGTTTGCTGGATTACCGCCTTGGTGTTAATAATGGTATTGATCTGCTAAAGGAAGCCAATGACTCAGGTGCATCAATTCCTGTTATTTTTCTTACAGGGCAGGGTGAATATTCAATTGATCTTGAGGCAATGAAGGCAGGGGCAGCAGATTATCTTGTCAAAGATACATTAACATCATCTATGCTGGAGCGTTCAATTCGATACTCCATTGAAAGGGCAAATGCAGCCAGGAAACTTAAAAGTGCATATGATGAAATGGAAGACCGGGTGAGACTAAGGACAAAAGATCTCAAGGATGCGAATATGAATCTCCGCAAGGCATCCGAAAAAATAAAATCATTTGCCTATTCGGTTTCACACGATTTGAAAAGCCCTGCAAGCAGTCTTATAGGCCTGACAAATCGTCTTTATAAGTATTGTGAAGATAATCCTGATGAGAAATACAAAGTTTATTGCCTGCAAATCAAGAAAGCGGCTGAACAGGTTTATTCATTGGCTGGGTTAATAAACGGTTTTATTACCGCAAAAGAAATGCCACTTAAATTAGAGGTAATTCCCCTTGAAGAGGTTTTTAATGATATTGCAACAAGATATTCGGAGCGACTTTCTGAAAGGGAGATACGCATGATAATACCCGATAATTTACCCTCTATAACAGCAGACAGGATGTGTATTTCCAGGATATTAACTAATCTTGTGGAAAATGCCTTGAAATATGGTGGTGATAATCTCAGCAGGATATGCGTAAGAGTAGATGAAAATAACAGTGAATATATTATATCAGTAGAAGACGATGGTTTGGGGCTGCGTGAAATAGATAACCATGATATTTTTCAGCCATTTATTAGGATAGACGAGAATCGGAAAATTGAAGGTAATGGATTAGGCCTTGCCATTGTAAAGGAATTAGTTGAAAAGCTCGGAGGCAATGTCTGGTATGATTCGGTGTACGGGAAAGGCGCTACTTTTTATATCTCAATTTCCAAATTCATCTGA
- a CDS encoding response regulator transcription factor, which translates to MDKKRIVIAEDHAIVRDGLRSLLTYEGNFDVVGEAQDGMEAIRCVKSLEPDLLLLDLNMPKMDGISAIKEIKKQSPDVKILTLTMHKDEEYILEAFRSGADGYCIKTSSGKEVLSAIKIVLSGRQFVSPDISGKVLEGYLEGKKTLKKESSWEGLTQREKEVLKLVGEGYQNKQISDFLCISIKTVEKHRANIMEKLDLHSASSLTAYAIEKGLVVK; encoded by the coding sequence ATGGATAAAAAACGTATTGTGATTGCTGAAGATCACGCAATCGTCAGGGATGGCTTGCGATCACTCCTTACATATGAAGGGAATTTCGATGTTGTTGGGGAAGCGCAAGATGGAATGGAGGCAATTCGTTGTGTGAAAAGCTTAGAACCCGATCTATTACTGCTTGATTTGAATATGCCTAAAATGGACGGTATCTCTGCCATAAAAGAGATAAAAAAGCAGTCCCCGGATGTTAAGATACTCACCCTCACAATGCATAAGGATGAAGAGTATATTCTGGAGGCATTCCGTTCTGGGGCAGACGGATATTGCATTAAGACATCTTCAGGGAAAGAGGTGCTTTCAGCAATAAAAATAGTTCTCTCCGGCAGGCAGTTTGTGAGCCCTGACATATCCGGCAAGGTGCTTGAAGGATACCTTGAAGGCAAAAAAACCCTGAAAAAAGAATCTTCCTGGGAAGGCCTCACCCAGAGGGAGAAAGAGGTATTAAAGCTTGTTGGCGAGGGTTATCAGAACAAACAGATATCGGACTTTCTGTGCATAAGCATCAAGACCGTTGAAAAACACAGGGCCAATATCATGGAAAAGCTTGACCTTCACAGCGCTTCATCCCTTACTGCATATGCTATTGAAAAAGGGCTGGTTGTGAAATAA
- a CDS encoding response regulator, translating to MMVEDDEDDFIIISEILSKVKRHKFELDWAKDFDEGFMKASATEHDLCIVDYFLGMHTGFEFIDEYVRRGFTEPIIILTGQGDFDIDMLAMGKGAVDYIDKNRLDPVLLERSIRYAVRNSKILNRLKQSEKQLHYLSLKILETQEQERKTVARELHDSIGSSLTAIRFALEQTIRSMGSSSESASTGFSLEKIMDLLKEVIDESQRIAYDLRPSILDTLGLLAAIRSLCRRTLEIHRKIELDMRLELKEEDIPERLKIVCYRIIQECLNNALKHSNADHLQLHMRKSENILYLFFEDNGKGFDVEKAMALASEKNNMGLNGMIERVALAGGKIDIVTGEGQHTQIKIQFPVSG from the coding sequence TTGATGGTAGAAGATGATGAAGATGATTTCATCATTATTAGTGAGATACTGTCGAAGGTAAAAAGGCACAAGTTCGAACTTGACTGGGCAAAGGATTTTGATGAAGGCTTTATGAAGGCTTCAGCAACAGAACATGACCTGTGTATAGTTGACTATTTTCTGGGAATGCACACCGGTTTTGAATTTATTGACGAATATGTTCGCAGGGGTTTTACTGAACCCATAATCATTCTTACCGGCCAGGGTGATTTTGATATTGACATGCTCGCAATGGGAAAAGGGGCTGTGGATTATATCGATAAAAATCGGCTCGACCCTGTCCTCCTGGAACGATCAATACGATATGCGGTACGTAACAGTAAAATACTTAACCGGTTAAAACAATCCGAAAAACAGCTCCATTACCTGTCGTTAAAGATACTTGAGACCCAGGAACAGGAGAGAAAGACTGTTGCAAGGGAATTGCATGACAGTATTGGTTCAAGTCTGACCGCAATAAGATTTGCCCTGGAACAGACGATACGCAGCATGGGTTCTTCGTCTGAATCAGCCTCGACCGGGTTTTCACTCGAAAAAATTATGGACCTGTTAAAGGAGGTTATAGACGAGTCGCAGAGGATCGCCTATGACCTCAGGCCATCAATTCTTGATACACTTGGGCTTTTAGCAGCAATACGTTCTCTATGCAGGAGGACTCTGGAGATCCACAGGAAGATAGAGCTTGATATGAGGCTAGAATTAAAGGAAGAGGATATCCCTGAAAGGTTAAAGATTGTCTGTTACAGGATAATACAGGAATGCCTTAATAATGCCCTGAAACACAGCAATGCAGATCACCTTCAGTTGCATATGCGAAAGTCGGAGAACATCCTGTATCTTTTTTTCGAAGATAACGGTAAGGGTTTTGATGTAGAGAAAGCCATGGCGCTGGCATCTGAAAAAAACAATATGGGGCTTAATGGTATGATTGAGCGTGTAGCGCTTGCTGGTGGAAAAATCGATATTGTAACCGGTGAAGGGCAGCATACACAGATTAAAATTCAGTTTCCTGTCAGCGGCTAA